CAAGTGGACATCGTGTATGGCTACGCCAACATGAACCGCGTCGGCATGGACGCTTTCATCGCCGCTGGCGCCAAGGGCATCATCCACGCGGGCGTGGGCGATGGCAGCGTGGCCGCGCAAATGAAGCCGGCCCTGGTGGAGGCGCGCCAGAAGGGCGTGCTGATCGTGCGTTCGAGCCGTGTCGGCCAGGGCATCGTGGCGCGCAATGGCGAAGCCAATGACGATGAACTCGACAGTGTCGTGTCCGACACCCTGAACCCGCAAAAAGCCCGCATCTTGCTGATGCTGGCCCTGACCAAGACCAACAGTACGCAAGAAATCCAGCGTATTTTCTATACCTATTGATCGCCGTCACGCCGGCCCAGCCACTGCGGCTGGGCCTGGCTGATTTACGCTTGCCCGCTTTGCTGCCATACTGCGCTTCTGACTAACTTCCTGGCAGAAGCAGCAACACTGTTCCTTCTCCCCTGTCCATGGCTATCCTGTCCGACATCATCCTGTATCCGATCAAATCGTGCGCCGGCATCCATTTGCGCGAAGCTGTCCTGACGCGCTCGGGGCTGATGAGCGAGCACGTGTTCGACCGCGAGTGGATGGTGGTCGATGCGCAGGGCCGTTTCCTGACCCAGCGCGAACATCCGCGCATGGCGCTGATCGTGCCCTCCATCAAGGCCACCACCCTGGAATTGCGCGCGCCGGGCATGCTGTGCCTGGAAATCGAGCTGGGCTTGCCACATCCGCAACTGGCGCCCATGCTGGACGTGCAGGTGTGGGACGATAGCGTGCGCGCCTACGATTGCGACGACGTCACGGCCACCTGGTTTTCCAACGCCATCGGCGTGCCGTGCCGCCTGGCGCGCTTTCACCCGGACGTGGTGCGCGCCACCAGCACCAAATGGACCAATGGCATTGCCGCCGCGACCATGTTTGCCGATGGTTACCCGGTGCTGATCGCCGGCGCCGCTTCGCTCGACGACGTGAATGACAAGCTGCGCGCCGCCGGCCGCGAGGCGCTGCCGATGAACCGTTTCCGTCCCAACCTCGTCATCGGCGATATCGGTGCCTTCGAGGAAGACTACGCCGACTTCCTGCAATTTGGCGCCACCGTGTTAACACCCGTCAAGCCGTGCTCGCGCTGCCCGATCCCGTCGGTGGACCAGGCCACGGGCGTGCCGGGACCGGACCCGCTCGACGTCATGCATGGCTATCGTGCCAAGCCCGAACTCGATGGCGCCATCTGCTTCGGCATGAACGCCATCGTCACCGAAGGCGGCGATGAGCGCATCGTGGTGGGGCAGGACATCGGTTTCGAACTGGCATTTTAAGCATGGCGGCCGCACACATGGGTTTAAGGTTTCTATGAATCAAGCAATACCGCCGGACCCGCGCATTGCCAGCCTCGAAGCCGAAAACCAAGCCTTGCGCGCGCGCATGGATTTCCTGCTGGAACAGGTCGAGCGCAACCACGACATCATGTGCCGCCACCAGGCGTTTGACCTGGAAATCGTCGGTGCGTCCACCTTTCCCGAACTGATCGGCACCATTTTCCGCACCTTGCCCGTGATTTCCGACCTCGACGGCGTCACCCTGAGCCTGCTCGACGAGGATGACGATATCGTGCTGGTGATGGAAAAGCTGGGCGTCGATTTCAGCGCTTTCCCGCAGTTGCTGTTCGTGCATGCCGTGGCGGAGCTGGGTTTTGCTGCACCAAAACCCGTGGCCGAAGGGGAAGCGGCCTTGCCGCCGCGGCCCCTGCTGGGCACCTTCGACGCCGCCGTGCATGGCCCGCGTTTTCCGCAGATAAACGTGCCCCTGCGCAGCGTGGCGCTGGTGCCCTTGCTGCGCAACAAGCGGCTGATTGGCAGCCTGAACCTGGCCAGCGGCGACGAGACGCGCTTCACGCCTTCGCTGGGCACGGATTTCATCAAGCACATGGCCTCCATCATCGCCATTTGCCTGGAAAACGTGATCAGCAATGAAATGCTGAAATACATCGGCTTGACCGATTCCCTGACGGGCGTCTATAACCGCCGCTATATCGACCGCCGCCTGCTGGAAGAAATCGCCCGCGCGCGGCGCCAGAATTATTGCATTTCGTGTATGTATATCGACATTGACCATTTCAAGCTGTTCAATGACAAGCATGGTCACCAGGGCGGCGATGAAGTATTGCGAGAAGTGGCCACGCGCATCCGCACGGAATTGCGCCGCTCCGATGCGCTGGGCCGCTTCGGCGGCGAGGAATTCGTCGTGCTGCTGATCGATGCCGACCTCGACAGCGCGACCTTCGTGGCCGAACGCATCCGCGCCAGCATCGCCGGCACCATGTTTGACTTGCCGGGCAGCGCGCAGGCGTGGGTCAGCGTGTCGATCGGCGTGGCCAGCCTGGAAGCGGACGTGGCGCTGCTGCCGATCGAAACGGTGGCGCAGCAACTGGTGGCGCACGCCGACCAGGCCCTGTACCAGGCCAAGGCCGATGGGCGCAACAAGGTCGTCAGCTGGCAGGCGCAGCCAGGTTAATTACTTTAATAGTAAAGTTTCCGCTTTGGCCACGGCGTCGGCCGTGCCGCGCAGCACCACCACGTCACCGCTGGCCAGCTGCGTCTCGGGCGTGATATCGAGGCGGCCGCGGCCGCGGCGAATGGTCGTCACGGCAGCGCCGCAGCCGGCCACGTCGATCGTGCTCAGGGGCAAGCCCACGCAGTGCGCGCCCTCGCTGACGGTGACCGTATGCAGGCGCTCCAGCTCGGCATCGTCGCCCGCGTCGCTGGAACCGTGGAAATAGCCGCGCAGAGAGGCATAGCGTTCCTCGCGCGCCGCCTGCACCCGGTGCACCACGCGGCGCAGGGGCACGCCCATCATGATCAAGGCGTGCGAAGCGAGCATCAGGCTGCCTTCCATCAATTCCGGCACCACTTCGGCCGCGCCCGCCTTCTTCAACTGATCGAGGTCGCTGTCGTCGTGGCTGCGCACGATGACGGGCAAGGTTGGCGCCATTTCGTTGAGTAAATGCAATAACTTCAGTGCCGAGGGCGTGTTGGCGTAGGTGATCACCACGGCGCTGGCCCGGTAGATGCCAGCCGCCACCAGGCTTTCGCGCCGGCCCGCGTCGCCATACGAGACGTGGGCGCCGGCCAGCTGCGCTTCCTGCACCCGTTCCGGGTCCAGGTCCAGCGCGTGGTATTCGATTTTTTCTTCCGCCAGCAGGGTGGCCAGGCTTTGCCCGCTGCGCCCGAAGCCGGCGATCAGCACGTGTTTCTGCGAGGCCATGGTGCGCGTGGCGATCTTGGTGAGCGCCAGCGATTGCATCATCCAGTCGTTGGCCGCCAGTTTCATGACGATGGCGTCGGACTTGGCGATGAGGAAGGGCGCCACCAGCATCGACAGCACCATCGACGCCAGCACCACCTGCACGACGAACGGGTCCATCAGCTTGATGCCGCCAGCCAGGTTCAGCAGCACGAAGCCGAACTCGCCCGCCTGCGCCAGCGCCAGGCCCGTGCGCAATGACACGCCCGTCGATGCGCCGAACAGCCGGGCCAGCCCTGCGATGAGGGCAAATTTCAGCAGCACGGGGCCGCACAGCAGCAGCAAGACGAGCCACCAGTTATCGAGCACCACGCGGATATTGAGCAGCATGCCGACGGTGATGAAGAACAGGCCCAGCAGCACGTCGCGGAAGGGCTTGATATCCTCTTCCACCTGATGCTTGAATTCCGTCTCGGAAATGAGCATGCCGGCAACAAACGCCCCCAGGGCCAGCGACAGCCCGGCCCGCTCCGTGATCCACGCCGCACCGAGGGTGATCAGCAGCAGGTTGAGCATGAACAGTTCTTGCGAGCGGCGCTTGGCGACGATGGTCAGCCAGCCGCGCACCAGTTTCTGGCCGATGAACAGCAGCAAGATCAGTACGACGAGGGCCTTG
Above is a genomic segment from Janthinobacterium sp. 64 containing:
- a CDS encoding MOSC domain-containing protein, with product MAILSDIILYPIKSCAGIHLREAVLTRSGLMSEHVFDREWMVVDAQGRFLTQREHPRMALIVPSIKATTLELRAPGMLCLEIELGLPHPQLAPMLDVQVWDDSVRAYDCDDVTATWFSNAIGVPCRLARFHPDVVRATSTKWTNGIAAATMFADGYPVLIAGAASLDDVNDKLRAAGREALPMNRFRPNLVIGDIGAFEEDYADFLQFGATVLTPVKPCSRCPIPSVDQATGVPGPDPLDVMHGYRAKPELDGAICFGMNAIVTEGGDERIVVGQDIGFELAF
- a CDS encoding GGDEF domain-containing protein; translation: MNQAIPPDPRIASLEAENQALRARMDFLLEQVERNHDIMCRHQAFDLEIVGASTFPELIGTIFRTLPVISDLDGVTLSLLDEDDDIVLVMEKLGVDFSAFPQLLFVHAVAELGFAAPKPVAEGEAALPPRPLLGTFDAAVHGPRFPQINVPLRSVALVPLLRNKRLIGSLNLASGDETRFTPSLGTDFIKHMASIIAICLENVISNEMLKYIGLTDSLTGVYNRRYIDRRLLEEIARARRQNYCISCMYIDIDHFKLFNDKHGHQGGDEVLREVATRIRTELRRSDALGRFGGEEFVVLLIDADLDSATFVAERIRASIAGTMFDLPGSAQAWVSVSIGVASLEADVALLPIETVAQQLVAHADQALYQAKADGRNKVVSWQAQPG
- a CDS encoding monovalent cation:proton antiporter family protein, yielding MFSSLELTLMLLGSAVLGVVAFRMLHLPPMLGYLAVGIVIGPHALGLAAENEASHTLAEFGVVFLMFSIGLEFSLPKFLAMRRIVFGLGMAQVVTTIIATVVFGWFVGRYLSAYIHLSWQAAFALGGALAMSSTAIVSKMLTERLELESEHGRKIIGILLFQDLAVVPLLILIPALTRDSDNLAETLAWAGGKALVVLILLLFIGQKLVRGWLTIVAKRRSQELFMLNLLLITLGAAWITERAGLSLALGAFVAGMLISETEFKHQVEEDIKPFRDVLLGLFFITVGMLLNIRVVLDNWWLVLLLLCGPVLLKFALIAGLARLFGASTGVSLRTGLALAQAGEFGFVLLNLAGGIKLMDPFVVQVVLASMVLSMLVAPFLIAKSDAIVMKLAANDWMMQSLALTKIATRTMASQKHVLIAGFGRSGQSLATLLAEEKIEYHALDLDPERVQEAQLAGAHVSYGDAGRRESLVAAGIYRASAVVITYANTPSALKLLHLLNEMAPTLPVIVRSHDDSDLDQLKKAGAAEVVPELMEGSLMLASHALIMMGVPLRRVVHRVQAAREERYASLRGYFHGSSDAGDDAELERLHTVTVSEGAHCVGLPLSTIDVAGCGAAVTTIRRGRGRLDITPETQLASGDVVVLRGTADAVAKAETLLLK